The Streptomyces phaeolivaceus genome has a window encoding:
- a CDS encoding DUF7848 domain-containing protein, producing the protein MTRRVFRYVPYVIAQDPTAAPEYTSRCVSGDETDCGAESGARSDPADVEEWQRRHTQDTRHTRYRRTFADYAVLNPVEER; encoded by the coding sequence GTGACCCGCCGGGTGTTCCGCTACGTGCCGTACGTGATCGCGCAGGACCCGACCGCCGCCCCCGAGTACACGTCACGCTGTGTGTCGGGGGACGAGACCGACTGCGGCGCCGAGTCGGGGGCCCGGTCCGATCCGGCGGACGTGGAGGAGTGGCAGCGGCGGCACACCCAGGACACCCGGCACACGCGCTACCGGCGGACCTTCGCGGACTACGCGGTCCTGAACCCGGTGGAGGAGAGGTAG
- a CDS encoding DsrE family protein produces the protein MAKKLVIKVTAGADAPERCSQAFTVAAVAVASGVEVSLWLTGESAWFALPGRAAEFELPHAAPLPDLIDSVLAGGRLTLCTQCAARRDITEKDVIEGVRIAGAQVFVQEAMADDAQALVY, from the coding sequence ATGGCGAAGAAGCTCGTGATCAAGGTGACGGCGGGGGCGGATGCTCCCGAGCGGTGCTCGCAGGCGTTCACGGTGGCGGCGGTGGCGGTGGCCAGCGGTGTCGAGGTGTCGCTGTGGCTGACCGGTGAGTCCGCGTGGTTCGCGCTGCCGGGGCGGGCCGCCGAGTTCGAACTGCCGCACGCCGCCCCGCTCCCCGACCTGATCGACTCGGTCCTCGCGGGCGGCCGGCTCACCCTGTGCACCCAGTGCGCGGCCCGCCGGGACATCACGGAGAAGGACGTCATCGAGGGCGTACGGATCGCGGGGGCACAGGTGTTCGTCCAGGAGGCCATGGCGGACGACGCCCAGGCGCTCGTCTACTGA